A window of the Vigna angularis cultivar LongXiaoDou No.4 chromosome 3, ASM1680809v1, whole genome shotgun sequence genome harbors these coding sequences:
- the LOC108324389 gene encoding uncharacterized protein LOC108324389: MTCSLRAVDVGAAAAVKRNRLDGLNISDTAFNVVRRHSGKHSVSLSLEPPFSNSRSLSLRHSLPLNVRAASISTIRVADRLRGVSSAPTGNPVITSQDGEKDEASRKSRSSSQVSEEFYEHHSPETPNFNNHSTFISPQLNQFFDSCLPNTTKGCQRVLLYSSMKHGISLRTLVRNSAKLSGPALLIVGDTKGAVFGGLVDCPLQPTFKRKYQGTNQTFVFTTVYGQPRLFRPTGVNRYYYLCLNDLVAFGGGGSSALCLDEDLLTGTSGPCDTFGNMCLAHTSEFELKNVELWGFRYTSPYLSQH, translated from the exons ATGACGTGTTCGCTTCGAGCGGTCGACGTCGGAGCTGCGGCGGCCGTGAAACGGAACCGGCTGGACGGGTTGAATATCTCTGACAcggccttcaacgttgtccgCCGGCACTCCGGCAAGCACTCCGTCTCTCTCTCGCTCGAAccccctttctccaactctcggTCTCTCTCTCTACGTCACAGCCTCCCTCTGAATGTTCGCGCCGCTTCTATCTCTACAAT TCGGGTAGCCGACCGTTTGAGGGGAGTGTCATCCGCACCAACAGGTAATCCAGTGATCACGAGCCAG GATGGCGAGAAAGATGAGGCCTCAAGAAAGAGCAGAAGCAGTTCTCAAGTTTCAGAAGAATTCTATGAACACCATTCTCCAGAAACTCCCAATTTCAATAATCATTCTACTTTCATTTCTCCTCAGTTGAATCAATTTTTTGACTCCTGCCTCCCTAATACAACAAAAGGCTGTCAGAGGGTTCTACTTTACAG TTCCATGAAACATGGCATATCACTTAGGACACTTGTTCGCAACAGTGCTAAACTTTCTGGTCCTGCTTTGCTG ATTGTTGGAGATACAAAAGGAGCAGTGTTTGGTGGGCTGGTAGATTGTCCCTTGCAACCTACTTTCAAGAGAAAATATCAA GGGACAAATCAAACTTTTGTATTTACAACTGTATATGGTCAACCAAGGCTTTTTCGACCTACTG GTGTGAACAGGTATTATTACTTATGTTTGAATGATTTGGTTgcatttggtggtggtggaagttCTGCTTTATGCTTAGATGAAGATTT GTTAACTGGAACCAGTGGACCATGTGATACATTTGGAAACATGTGTTTGGCTCATACATCAGAATTTGAATTGAAGAACGTTGAG TTGTGGGGTTTCAGATATACTTCTCCTTACCTTAGTCAACATTAA